The following coding sequences are from one Thermococcus sp. window:
- a CDS encoding calcium-binding protein, producing MKLTPLVLAGIFVFSLFLTPQAQSAGNGASQNLDTDGDGLSDAFEIAHESLPNNPDSDGDGLSDKLEFYYGSDPMRQDSDADHLTDGEEVLKYGTNPVSYDTDGDNLPDYDELTGRYLVQGVEKGTPSDPTTPDTDGDGLDDYYEATVLTYLYGDEERPFYTNPDWDDDGIPDGEELYRYDGRYPADALVYNAGMFPAPSPLFNTPYYLCFLSPDCDGDGLTDREELELGTLVYARDTDGDGLWDGWEVKLGTDPFNADTDGDGLSDYEEVMPQLVNMELTGEVPPWLPQSPGEVKVWDGASGEEISLSRYIDYYLVQPVEWKYLLCSLDEKSLTVQYGLPEDVFRKKMFEHDGQLCFLLPSTSPTNPDTDGDGLSDYDELHFNYIYTSYDRADNSTSIIGGNQIILDPTNPDTDGDGIPDGSDPVPAHYDFDGDGLMEDNACAFALDCDEDGVSDKVENRSNTDPANPDTDGDGLTDWQELFWYYTNPLVQDTDGDGFTDFQEVKAGSNPNDPTSKPTSPPSAEKPEYRKVDTAIKETPRPKVHRHVEFLLDGKKIKPDEFTTVVVDSNSVSFETKADPIRVTLPDGSIEEYQLTGVSLGGDDKDKLEKVSKTEYTLSLPNITEIGFAFVSFKVELRFSDGSEEKSYTYEFNIEARYKAKPEVKLVSSEWLNSTDVGLLYFECHHCKNVTISAPGALINGKPKRVIDLGSTRPVKYFYARLVPKRYKLPGEKDVGTIHTKYENSVEVLKTGKDIGVLTAKMVEARSLGAKITYGMVALAKGVKTIVGGVEAFIPEEEEMPETEGVEAPDSVRFDKEAFKEGLLDWVKEQLVDKTFDYVTEKAVQYANEAEMRARREKTTYHVTVKACNDYYCEVYGFTVSGYGYEFG from the coding sequence ATGAAGCTCACTCCTCTCGTTCTCGCGGGGATTTTCGTGTTTTCCCTCTTCCTCACACCACAGGCGCAGTCAGCCGGGAACGGAGCGAGCCAGAACCTCGATACGGATGGCGATGGGCTGAGCGATGCCTTCGAGATTGCCCACGAAAGTTTGCCCAATAACCCGGACAGCGATGGGGATGGCCTTAGCGATAAGCTGGAGTTCTACTATGGAAGTGACCCGATGAGGCAGGACAGCGATGCAGACCATCTGACCGATGGTGAAGAGGTTCTCAAGTACGGGACGAATCCCGTGAGCTACGACACGGACGGAGACAATCTCCCCGACTACGATGAGCTTACCGGGAGGTATCTCGTTCAAGGCGTTGAGAAAGGAACCCCCAGCGACCCGACGACACCAGACACGGACGGCGATGGCCTTGATGACTACTACGAAGCGACGGTTCTCACGTACCTCTACGGCGATGAGGAGAGACCCTTCTACACCAATCCCGACTGGGACGACGACGGGATTCCTGACGGTGAGGAGCTTTACCGCTATGATGGGAGGTACCCAGCAGATGCTCTGGTTTACAACGCGGGGATGTTTCCTGCACCGAGTCCGCTCTTCAACACGCCCTACTACCTCTGCTTCCTAAGTCCTGACTGCGACGGCGACGGCTTGACAGATAGGGAAGAGCTGGAGCTTGGAACGCTCGTCTACGCCAGAGATACGGACGGAGACGGCCTCTGGGACGGCTGGGAGGTCAAGCTCGGTACGGACCCGTTCAATGCAGACACCGACGGCGATGGCCTGAGCGATTACGAGGAGGTGATGCCCCAGCTCGTGAACATGGAGCTGACGGGGGAAGTTCCCCCGTGGCTTCCGCAGAGCCCCGGTGAGGTGAAGGTCTGGGACGGTGCGAGTGGTGAGGAGATAAGCCTCTCGAGGTACATTGACTACTACCTCGTTCAGCCCGTTGAGTGGAAGTACCTTCTCTGCTCGTTGGATGAGAAAAGCTTAACAGTTCAATACGGCCTCCCGGAAGACGTTTTCAGGAAAAAGATGTTTGAACACGATGGTCAGCTCTGCTTCCTCCTTCCATCCACGAGCCCAACGAATCCCGATACCGACGGTGATGGTTTGAGCGACTATGATGAGCTTCATTTTAACTACATTTACACCTCCTACGATAGGGCCGACAACTCCACGTCCATCATAGGGGGAAACCAGATAATCCTCGACCCGACAAATCCAGACACGGATGGCGACGGAATTCCCGATGGGAGCGACCCGGTTCCTGCTCACTACGACTTCGATGGAGACGGCCTGATGGAGGACAACGCCTGCGCCTTTGCTTTGGACTGCGACGAGGACGGCGTTAGTGATAAAGTGGAAAATCGCTCGAATACAGACCCGGCCAACCCAGATACGGACGGCGATGGCCTTACCGACTGGCAAGAGCTCTTCTGGTACTACACAAACCCGCTCGTCCAAGACACCGACGGCGACGGCTTCACCGACTTCCAGGAGGTCAAAGCCGGAAGCAACCCGAACGACCCAACCTCAAAGCCTACCTCACCACCTAGCGCAGAAAAGCCCGAGTACAGGAAGGTGGACACCGCTATCAAGGAAACGCCGAGGCCAAAGGTTCACAGGCACGTTGAGTTCCTCCTGGACGGAAAGAAGATTAAACCCGACGAATTCACCACCGTGGTTGTTGATAGTAACTCGGTCAGCTTTGAGACAAAGGCCGACCCGATAAGGGTGACTTTACCTGACGGAAGCATTGAGGAATACCAGCTCACGGGAGTATCGCTCGGTGGAGACGATAAGGATAAGCTGGAGAAGGTAAGCAAGACCGAATACACGCTCAGCCTGCCGAACATCACAGAGATTGGCTTCGCCTTCGTCTCGTTTAAGGTGGAGCTTCGCTTTTCAGACGGGAGCGAAGAGAAGTCCTACACTTACGAGTTCAATATCGAGGCCCGCTATAAGGCCAAGCCCGAGGTGAAGCTTGTAAGCTCGGAGTGGCTCAACAGCACAGACGTTGGGCTTCTCTACTTCGAGTGTCATCACTGCAAGAACGTCACGATAAGCGCGCCGGGAGCTTTAATCAACGGAAAGCCCAAGAGGGTTATTGACCTCGGCTCGACGAGGCCGGTCAAGTACTTCTACGCTAGGCTCGTTCCAAAGCGCTACAAACTGCCCGGAGAGAAAGATGTTGGCACAATCCACACAAAGTATGAGAATAGCGTTGAAGTCCTTAAGACAGGTAAGGACATAGGAGTTCTAACCGCGAAAATGGTAGAAGCGAGGAGCTTAGGGGCAAAGATAACCTATGGCATGGTGGCTTTGGCGAAGGGCGTGAAAACCATCGTTGGAGGCGTCGAGGCCTTTATCCCAGAGGAAGAGGAAATGCCTGAGACTGAGGGAGTTGAGGCTCCCGATTCTGTACGCTTTGACAAGGAGGCCTTCAAAGAGGGCCTGCTCGACTGGGTGAAGGAACAGTTAGTAGACAAAACCTTCGACTACGTCACCGAAAAAGCCGTCCAGTACGCCAACGAGGCCGAGATGAGGGCTAGAAGGGAGAAGACGACCTACCACGTAACGGTGAAGGCCTGCAACGACTACTACTGCGAGGTCTATGGCTTCACGGTTTCAGGCTACGGCTATGAGTTCGGGTGA
- a CDS encoding AEC family transporter, whose amino-acid sequence MNIAEMLVLIAIGYAIKLIIKDDKPFDYLRILVNDVLLALFIFGNVASKDLDYLLSIKTVFLYVFLIISISLGFSYLYGKFVLKNDPWAGALMVLSVYPNTAALGFPIASLFLKDITPAILYSTTNSMIVIPIVTFIAAHYSSGGASVRESFLKALKFPPTLANLLALGLIIAGINLPGWFIDPIKTIGWLSIPLLLIYFGSRITLRAFELRKLLEVGAFRIVIPFIFVFLTLRNARPEIFYSVLVEASMPPAIAANAILAQYRLKADEAISVTFVLTLLVIGLFVILKAVLG is encoded by the coding sequence ATGAACATCGCCGAGATGCTCGTGCTCATAGCCATTGGTTACGCCATTAAGCTTATCATAAAGGACGATAAACCCTTTGACTACCTCCGGATTCTGGTGAACGATGTCCTTCTTGCCCTGTTCATCTTCGGCAACGTCGCGAGCAAGGATTTAGACTATCTGCTCAGCATAAAGACTGTCTTCCTCTATGTCTTCCTGATAATCAGCATAAGCCTGGGTTTCTCCTACCTTTACGGCAAGTTCGTTCTCAAAAACGACCCCTGGGCCGGGGCTTTAATGGTTCTTTCGGTCTATCCCAACACGGCAGCACTCGGCTTTCCGATAGCGAGCCTCTTCCTGAAAGACATAACACCGGCGATACTCTACTCAACGACCAACTCGATGATAGTCATTCCCATAGTTACTTTCATTGCCGCCCACTATTCAAGTGGAGGCGCTAGCGTTAGGGAGAGCTTTCTCAAAGCTTTGAAGTTCCCGCCGACGCTGGCGAACCTCCTCGCGCTTGGCTTAATTATAGCTGGAATTAACCTTCCGGGCTGGTTCATTGACCCAATAAAGACCATCGGCTGGCTCAGTATTCCGCTCCTTCTCATATACTTCGGCTCAAGGATAACGCTGAGGGCTTTCGAGCTTAGAAAGCTCCTTGAGGTTGGGGCCTTTAGAATAGTGATTCCCTTTATTTTCGTTTTCTTAACACTCAGGAACGCAAGGCCTGAAATCTTTTACTCTGTCCTGGTTGAGGCAAGCATGCCGCCGGCCATAGCGGCCAACGCCATTTTAGCCCAATACAGGCTCAAGGCTGATGAGGCGATAAGCGTTACCTTTGTGCTGACACTGCTTGTCATAGGACTCTTTGTTATCCTGAAGGCTGTTCTGGGTTAA